A stretch of DNA from Natrinema halophilum:
ACGAAAGGCCCATAAGTACCGCACGCCAACTATGAACTGGACTAGGTCGGGCAGTTTGGCCCTGCTCGTTACCCGCGCTATGGTCATTAGCGGGGACCGAACACCGCGGGCGTCCGGTCAGACCGGCCGGGGCCCCGGGAGCCAACAGAGAAGCCTCGTCCGTCGGGGACAGCGGTCTCCGGTGGCCGTCCGCAGGGACGACCCATCGTAGTTAGTCGGCGACAGCCCATCAGGCGCGGAAGCGAGCAGTGGACCGCCGAACACCTGTCGCTCGACGGGTCGCGGGGTGGAGAAGGCAACCGGGATTCCCCCGGACGGAACGCCGGGCAACCCCGGTCGTCCGCATTCATATCGTTTCCAGTAACCCGACTAAGCGGAGGCTTCGGGTGCCGTTCTCCGCAACCTTCGCGACGAGAGCACCGTCGGGATGATCCTATCCGGACTTCTCTGCGGTATCTTGCTCTTCGTTGCGTTCGATGTCCGGCATTTCAATTCTTTCAATACCTCACGAAATCAACTCACTTATTTAGAAAAACTTACAACGGTTATAATGGTCGATAGTAACGATGACGAACAGACGATACACGGTCGTTCTTGGAGCGCTTGCGATAATGGTTCTTCTGAGCGGTTGCTCGATGGTCAGTGTCCCCTCGAGCGGTACCGATGATGGCGGTCCTGATTCCGATCCCGACCCCGAGGTGGTGTTCGAAGGGGCCTACGTTCACGCGGATGAACTGGAGGACGTCCAGGGTGTTCGGACGAACAACGTGACCAACGGGTCCGAATCAGTTATCGAACGGGTTCGCGTCAAACAACGACCGTACGTCGACGAACGAACGAAAGTACTCGAGTCGCCGGATCCGGGTAGAATAGGGAACGTCTACGTTTCGAACGCGACGGAAAACTGGTTTTATTATCCGAACTCGTCGGTAGCAGAGTACTTCGCACCCGAAGAGCCGTTCACTAACGAGGAGGTGCGGTCGAGTCGGGCGTCGATGGCCGAGAAACAACTCGAGAATTACAGTATCGAATACCGAGGCACCGAACGAGTCGCTGACCGAGAAACCCACGTTCTGGACGTCAAAGCGAAGAACGAAACCGTCGAAAAAGGCATTTCGACTATCGTCGGCGATACAGAATACGTCTTCGCACTCGAGACGAGTAATCCGGCAGAGGATCTTCGGACCGTCGAACAAACGCTGTGGATCGATACGGAGTACGACTATCCCTTGAAAGAGAAAGTCGTGTTCGAGCAACCGAACGGAGAACGGATCGTCATGACCGAACGGTTCGAGTCGGTCAGGTTCAATACCGGCCTCGACGACGAGACGTTCGCGTTCGACCCGCCGGAAAACGCCACCGTCCGGGATATCTCGTAGGACGTACCGGTGACGTATTCGCTATGCCGGCAGCCACTTACACGCGATAAAGCTCCAGCGGACTGCCTCGAGGCGATTGAGGCACCTATTCGGCCGGTTGGACGATGCTCTGATCCCGCTCGAGCGACAATCCTCCCTCGAGCGTGCGGACGGGGTAGGGGATGTCGATTCCTTCCTCGTCGAAGCGTCGTTTGACCGCAGTGACGTACTCGCCGCGGATGCGGACGAAGTCGGCTCGAGCGGGATTAGCGATCCAGAACCGCGATTGAAGGCCGACGTCGGACGAACCGAGTTCAGTAAGTCGGACGGAGGGCGCAGGGTCGTCCATAATGTCGGGATGGCGCTCGGCTTCGTCGACGATGATCTCGGTCGCCTGATCGATGTCGTCGTCGTAGCCGATCCCGAAGACGAACTTCAGCCGAAGTTCGTCTGCGTCGACGGGGTTCTTGAGAACGCCGTCAGTAAGTATTGAATTCGGTACGGTGAGTAATTCGTTATCGAACGTTCGCACGCGAGTGACGCGAAGGCTGATATCCTCGACGACGCCGGAATAGGCGCCGTCGTCCCACTCGATCCAATCACCGATTCGAAACGGCTTGTCGGTGTAGATGAATACGCCGGCCACGAAATTTGAGATCACGTCCTGCATCGCCAGCCCGACGGCGAGTGCCCCGGCCGCCGCGATGCCTGCCATCGAAACGAGGAAATTCCCGTAATCTGCGAACCCGAAAGCGATCGCGACGGCGACGAAACCGATACCGAACTTCGTTACCATCAACAACGGATTCTGTACGTGTTCGTCGAGGCCTCGGTTCTCGAACGCCCGTTTGGTAAGCGGCACGACGACCGTCCGGCCGACGAACCAGATAACGGCGAACGCGATGACGAACTTGATCGCACTTTCCGCACCGGCGGCGAAGGGTTCGTTGATGAAGTCCAACTCTTCGAGTTGGCTGCCGATGGGGCCAAGCGTTTGCAACGGGGTCAGTAGTACCCCGATACTCATCGATAGATCACCGCTGTATGCCCCCGGGTTTCAATCAGTTCAGCGTTGACGCGGTCGGCGAGGTCGGCCGCCTTTTCGTCGGTCGAACTGCCCGCGCGGGCTGCGCGGAGAAACTTTACTTTCACGAGGTCTCGACTCGAGAGTTGATCGTCGAGTTCGTCGACGACCGAGTCGATGCCGCTTTTACCGACCCAGACGGTAACGTCGAGATCATGTGCGTCTTGCTTGAGCTCCTGTTTATCCATGGCATAGGATTGTGAACCGAGCCGTTTCAATCTTCTCGAACGAGAATCCGACGGCGATTAGCGTCACATTCGGGGCAATCGTCCGAGCGGTCGGCGACCACTCCTCGTGGCATTCCTGCGATGACGGTCGTCAGTCCTCGTACGGATATCTCGCGTGGGCACCACAGTCACAGGTAATGACGACGTGGCCGTCTCGCACTCTGACGCGGGCGTTCGTTCCCGGCCTGAGATAGGCGTCACAGCGGTCGCACGTAAACCGTCGGAACTCCCGGGGAAGCGAAAGCCGATTTCGCTCCGCGATTCGACGCGCGAGGCGGACGTAGTATCGAGCT
This window harbors:
- a CDS encoding LolA family protein gives rise to the protein MTNRRYTVVLGALAIMVLLSGCSMVSVPSSGTDDGGPDSDPDPEVVFEGAYVHADELEDVQGVRTNNVTNGSESVIERVRVKQRPYVDERTKVLESPDPGRIGNVYVSNATENWFYYPNSSVAEYFAPEEPFTNEEVRSSRASMAEKQLENYSIEYRGTERVADRETHVLDVKAKNETVEKGISTIVGDTEYVFALETSNPAEDLRTVEQTLWIDTEYDYPLKEKVVFEQPNGERIVMTERFESVRFNTGLDDETFAFDPPENATVRDIS
- a CDS encoding mechanosensitive ion channel family protein, with protein sequence MSIGVLLTPLQTLGPIGSQLEELDFINEPFAAGAESAIKFVIAFAVIWFVGRTVVVPLTKRAFENRGLDEHVQNPLLMVTKFGIGFVAVAIAFGFADYGNFLVSMAGIAAAGALAVGLAMQDVISNFVAGVFIYTDKPFRIGDWIEWDDGAYSGVVEDISLRVTRVRTFDNELLTVPNSILTDGVLKNPVDADELRLKFVFGIGYDDDIDQATEIIVDEAERHPDIMDDPAPSVRLTELGSSDVGLQSRFWIANPARADFVRIRGEYVTAVKRRFDEEGIDIPYPVRTLEGGLSLERDQSIVQPAE
- a CDS encoding YhbY family RNA-binding protein produces the protein MDKQELKQDAHDLDVTVWVGKSGIDSVVDELDDQLSSRDLVKVKFLRAARAGSSTDEKAADLADRVNAELIETRGHTAVIYR
- a CDS encoding ribonuclease P protein component 4, giving the protein MEIAAERIERLQDLARAAASNGEDDRARYYVRLARRIAERNRLSLPREFRRFTCDRCDAYLRPGTNARVRVRDGHVVITCDCGAHARYPYED